Proteins from a single region of Candidatus Alcyoniella australis:
- a CDS encoding CoA-transferase, which yields MAAYNSMELMICVAARFLQDGKIATIGTGAPCAAAMLAQKTHAPNLVMMFEAGGVAPILPTMPVSVGDSRTYYRGLMATSMRDVMATMARGMVDYCFLGGAQIDAYGNINSTMIGDDYDDPKVRLPGSGGANDLASMAWHSMVLTVHDKRRFVEKMYFVTTPGYLDGPGARERAGLPPDSGPYKVITDLAVMGYNADTCRMQVESLHPGVDMEQVQANTSFEIKSAPQITQTEPPTARDLEILRTEVDPHRYIIGR from the coding sequence ATGGCCGCGTACAACAGCATGGAACTGATGATCTGTGTAGCCGCGCGCTTTCTGCAAGACGGCAAGATCGCGACCATCGGCACGGGTGCTCCGTGCGCCGCGGCGATGCTCGCCCAGAAGACCCACGCGCCGAATCTCGTAATGATGTTCGAGGCCGGGGGAGTCGCGCCGATCCTGCCGACGATGCCGGTCTCGGTCGGCGATTCGCGCACCTACTACCGTGGCCTGATGGCCACCTCGATGCGCGACGTAATGGCCACCATGGCCCGCGGCATGGTCGATTACTGCTTCCTCGGCGGCGCCCAGATCGACGCCTACGGCAATATCAACTCGACGATGATCGGCGACGACTACGACGACCCAAAGGTCCGGCTACCCGGATCGGGAGGGGCCAACGACCTGGCCTCAATGGCCTGGCACAGCATGGTGCTCACGGTCCACGACAAGCGGCGCTTTGTGGAAAAGATGTACTTCGTCACCACGCCGGGCTACCTCGACGGACCCGGAGCGCGCGAGCGGGCCGGGCTGCCCCCGGATTCGGGCCCCTACAAGGTGATTACCGACCTGGCCGTGATGGGCTACAACGCCGATACCTGTCGAATGCAGGTCGAGTCGCTGCACCCCGGGGTCGATATGGAGCAAGTCCAGGCCAACACCAGCTTCGAGATCAAGTCTGCTCCCCAGATTACACAGACTGAGCCTCCCACAGCGCGGGATCTGGAGATTCTACGCACTGAGGTCGATCCGCACCGCTACATCATCGGACGCTGA
- a CDS encoding FAD-dependent oxidoreductase: MKHLFSPITINGMTLANRIVMPAMHLNYTMGGEVSDQLIAFYAERAAGGAGLLIVGGCSIDKAGGGPMLIGLDEPRFEPGLERFVREVGSAGEKVKLGAQLYHAGRYSWSMLTGMQSISASALPSRYTHEMPRALTLDEIPEVQHKFVAAALRARDVGFDCCEIIASAGYLINQFLSPLVNQRDDEYGGSFANRARFGIEVVQQVRQALGPDYPLLVRVAGNDFMEGGQGSAETIQVAQLYVEAGADCINVTGGWHETRVPQLTMSVPRGAYVYLASGVKRALDVPVVASNRIPDPLLADRIIAQGHADLIGMARPLIADPELPNKARRGESKLIRNCIACNQGCFDAVFAGMPVGCMVNARVGREHQVQLRPAEHKRKVIVVGGGPAGMEAARVAALCGHQVVLFESEDQLGGLLPMAAAPPGRQEFNELTRYFRETLAQLGNVELRLGTEATIDEIVAEQPDAVIIATGAEPIVPEFARDADPARVLMAHDVLSSKRIVPGDAVIIGAGAVGCETALFLADRDTIDPQTACFLLEQKAESPERVQQLLNQCSRKIALIEMQGRIGADIGKTTRWTVLKDLRRYGVRTRVNKRVVGLTQSGLLLESDGMEPEEMTAETIVIAVGYRSRPSALYKQLEQKGIKGLLIGDAKAARKVLEAVREGFDAANGL, translated from the coding sequence GTGAAACATCTGTTTTCGCCGATCACCATCAACGGCATGACCCTTGCCAACCGCATCGTGATGCCGGCGATGCACCTGAACTACACGATGGGCGGCGAGGTCAGCGACCAGCTGATCGCGTTCTACGCCGAGCGCGCCGCGGGCGGAGCCGGCTTGTTGATTGTCGGCGGCTGCTCGATCGATAAGGCCGGCGGCGGCCCGATGCTGATCGGCCTGGACGAGCCGCGTTTCGAGCCCGGGCTCGAGCGCTTCGTTCGCGAGGTGGGGTCCGCAGGTGAGAAGGTCAAGCTCGGCGCTCAGCTCTACCACGCCGGACGCTACTCGTGGAGCATGCTCACCGGAATGCAGTCGATCAGCGCATCGGCTCTGCCCAGCCGCTACACCCACGAGATGCCGCGCGCGCTGACCCTCGACGAGATTCCAGAGGTTCAGCACAAGTTCGTCGCGGCTGCGCTACGCGCCCGCGATGTGGGCTTCGACTGCTGCGAGATCATCGCCTCGGCCGGCTACCTAATAAACCAGTTCCTCTCGCCGCTGGTCAATCAACGCGACGACGAGTACGGCGGATCGTTCGCCAACCGCGCGCGCTTCGGCATTGAGGTCGTGCAGCAGGTACGGCAGGCCCTGGGCCCGGACTATCCGTTGCTGGTGCGTGTGGCGGGCAACGATTTCATGGAAGGCGGGCAGGGCAGCGCCGAGACGATCCAGGTCGCGCAGCTCTACGTAGAGGCCGGAGCCGACTGCATCAACGTCACCGGCGGCTGGCACGAGACCAGGGTGCCGCAACTCACGATGAGCGTGCCGCGCGGTGCCTACGTCTACCTGGCCTCCGGGGTCAAACGCGCGCTGGACGTACCGGTGGTCGCCAGCAACCGCATTCCCGACCCGCTGTTGGCCGATCGGATCATCGCGCAGGGGCACGCCGACCTGATTGGCATGGCCCGGCCGCTGATCGCCGATCCCGAGCTTCCCAATAAAGCGCGCCGCGGCGAAAGCAAATTGATCCGCAACTGCATCGCCTGCAACCAGGGCTGCTTTGACGCGGTGTTCGCCGGCATGCCCGTGGGCTGCATGGTCAACGCCCGGGTAGGCCGAGAGCACCAGGTGCAGCTGCGCCCCGCGGAACACAAGCGCAAGGTGATTGTGGTGGGCGGCGGCCCGGCAGGCATGGAGGCGGCCCGTGTGGCCGCACTTTGCGGGCACCAGGTGGTGCTGTTTGAATCCGAAGATCAGCTCGGCGGACTGCTGCCGATGGCTGCCGCGCCCCCGGGACGCCAGGAGTTCAACGAGCTGACCCGCTACTTCCGTGAAACCCTGGCGCAGCTTGGCAATGTCGAGCTGCGGCTGGGAACCGAGGCGACTATCGACGAGATCGTCGCGGAACAGCCCGACGCGGTGATCATCGCCACCGGCGCCGAGCCGATCGTACCCGAGTTCGCGCGCGACGCGGACCCGGCAAGGGTGCTGATGGCCCACGACGTGCTGAGCTCAAAACGGATCGTGCCCGGCGACGCGGTAATCATCGGCGCCGGTGCAGTGGGTTGCGAGACAGCGCTTTTCCTGGCTGACCGCGATACCATCGACCCGCAGACCGCATGCTTCCTGCTCGAACAGAAGGCTGAATCGCCCGAGCGCGTGCAGCAACTGCTCAACCAGTGTTCGCGCAAAATCGCGCTAATCGAAATGCAGGGCCGCATCGGCGCGGACATCGGCAAAACCACGCGCTGGACCGTGCTCAAGGACCTGCGACGCTATGGTGTTCGGACCCGCGTTAATAAGCGAGTGGTCGGATTGACGCAGAGCGGACTGCTGCTCGAATCCGACGGCATGGAGCCCGAAGAGATGACCGCCGAGACGATCGTGATCGCGGTCGGATATCGCTCGCGGCCGAGCGCACTGTACAAACAACTGGAACAAAAGGGTATAAAGGGACTCCTGATAGGCGACGCCAAGGCCGCACGCAAAGTGCTTGAGGCTGTGCGCGAAGGGTTTGACGCGGCGAACGGACTGTGA
- a CDS encoding alpha/beta hydrolase, with protein sequence MRRHKEAFVESFDGTRIHYVSQGEGMAIVCCDGIGCDGYAWKYLAEHFRERCRIVRWHYRGHGQSETPTDQNLLSIEDCCRDLLTVMDDDGIDKAVLVGHSMGCQVILEMMRMAPERVLAMVPVCGSYGRPLDTFHDDTKLKKAFPYLYPLITLFPEPFEAIWKRIVPTELAWQIAVRGGEINGHMVRKKDFMPYLRYISTISLRVFIKMLDHASRHSTESILPTIKVPVLIVAAEHDSFTPMWLSERMNKLIPGSEMIVIPEGTHTGPIEMPDMINLRVEKFLVERLQWCPELPLQPSTVVTTDRLMA encoded by the coding sequence GTGAGAAGGCACAAAGAAGCCTTTGTCGAGAGTTTCGACGGGACACGCATCCACTACGTTTCCCAGGGCGAGGGCATGGCCATCGTCTGCTGCGACGGCATCGGCTGCGACGGCTACGCTTGGAAGTATCTGGCCGAACATTTCCGCGAGCGCTGCCGCATCGTGCGATGGCACTATCGCGGCCACGGCCAGAGCGAGACGCCGACCGACCAGAACCTGCTGTCGATCGAGGATTGCTGCCGCGATCTGCTCACGGTGATGGACGACGATGGTATCGACAAAGCCGTGCTCGTCGGACACAGCATGGGCTGCCAAGTGATCCTGGAGATGATGCGGATGGCGCCCGAACGCGTGCTGGCGATGGTTCCGGTCTGCGGCTCCTACGGCAGGCCGCTGGACACCTTCCACGACGACACCAAGTTGAAAAAGGCCTTCCCGTATCTCTATCCGTTGATCACCCTGTTCCCCGAACCGTTCGAGGCGATCTGGAAGCGGATCGTACCCACGGAGCTGGCCTGGCAGATCGCGGTGCGCGGCGGCGAGATCAACGGGCACATGGTGCGCAAGAAAGACTTCATGCCCTACTTGCGGTACATCTCGACGATCTCCCTACGGGTGTTCATCAAGATGCTCGACCACGCCTCGCGCCACAGCACCGAGTCGATCCTGCCGACGATCAAAGTCCCGGTGCTGATCGTAGCCGCGGAACACGACTCGTTTACACCGATGTGGCTCTCCGAACGGATGAACAAACTGATTCCCGGATCGGAGATGATCGTCATTCCCGAAGGGACCCATACCGGACCGATCGAGATGCCCGACATGATCAACCTGCGGGTCGAGAAGTTCCTGGTCGAGCGCTTGCAATGGTGCCCCGAGCTGCCGCTCCAGCCCTCGACGGTCGTTACCACTGACAGGCTGATGGCCTAA